Within Myxococcales bacterium, the genomic segment ACAGATCTTGTTCGTCGTCTACTAAGAGTACCTGAGTGGCCATGATGACTCCCCCTTACATCAATCATCAGATGATAATGTGCACTAAGTCCGCAAGCCTTCGACTATAGCCATCGTGACCTCCTCGGTGCTAGAGGCCTCGGCGGGTTTGAGGTCCCTGGTCCGTACACCCAGCGTGACGCACCGGCCGACGGCTTGTTCAACGGCCTGGGCTTCTTGGGTAAGCCCCAAACTATGCCGCAACAACAGCGCGGCACTGAGAATCGTTCCGACGGGATTGGCAACGCCCTGGCCAGCAATGTCCGGGGCAGAGCCATGGATGGGCTCGTAAAGTCCTAAACGACTGTCACCGAGAGAGGCGCTTGGCAACATGCCGAGCGATCCGGTGAGCACCGCAGCTTCATCTGAAAGAATATCGCCGAACATATTCTCGGTGACCATGACATCAAAACTCTGAGGATCGGTGACCAAGCGCATGGCGGCAGAATCCACGAGCTGGTGCTCTAACATGACATGAGGATAATCCTGGGCAATCTGGGATGTGACCTGTCTCCACAAACGGGAGCTCTCCAGTACGTTCGCCTTATCGACCGAGGTGACCTTACCCCGGCGGCTCTCGGCAAGCGTAAACGCAAGCCGAACCACTCGCGCGATTTCGTGGGTGGTGTACATCAGGGTATCCACCGCACGCTCGCCTCCTTCATAGGGCTCGCGAAATCGCGGCTCCCCGAAGTAGATGCCGCCCGTAAGTTCACGCACCACGATCATATCGACGCCTTCGAGCACCTCGGCGCGCAGCGGCGAGGCCGAAAGAAGCTCTGGAAAAAGAGTGACCGGCCGAAGATTGGCAAACAGGCCCATTCCCTTGCGCAGACCTAACAAGCCTTGCTCCGGTCGTACGTGTGACGCCGGGTCCGACCACGCTGGCCCCCCCACCGCGCCGAGTAATACTGCATCTGCCGCCAAGCATGCCGAAAGCGTATCTTCGGGCAGAGGTGAGTGCGTCGCATCAATCGCGGCACCGCCAATGAGCCGGGTATCGAACTCGAAGGTGTGTCCAAATCGTCGCGCTACGGCCTCAAGGACTTGCCGCCCCGCGTGTACGATTTCCGGCCCGATGCCGTCGCCGGGTAACATGACCAGTTTTGCCATCATAGGGTGCTAGCCTTTAGGTGGGTTGGTTTCGTACGTGCGGGCTCTGAGTCCAACAAAAGACCATATTCTATTCCATCAACCAGTGCATACAGCGATGCCTCGATGATATTTCCCGAGGCACCCACGGTTCCCCAGGTTCGCAGCCCCCGGCGGCAATCAATTAACACGCGCACGATAGCCGATGTCCCATCCCCGCCATCGAGAATGCGCACCTTATAGTCCACAAGCTGTATGTCGTCGAGATGGGCGATATAGGGTCCGAGCGCCTTCCTTAGCGCCGCATCGAGGGCCGCCACTGGCCCATCCCCTTCGGAGATCGCATGCTCTGTTTGGCCATGGACATCGACCTTGACGGTCGCCTCGGCATAGGGCCGCGAGCCCTCCCGCATGCCAGCTTTGACCTCGTAATCGATCACGCGAAACGGTGGCAGATACTCAGGATCTCTGCGCTCTAGCATCAGAGCAACCGACGCTTCCGCTGACTCGAAGGAGTAACCTTGAGCCTCGCACAGTTTGATGTGCTGGAGCACCTCCAAATCGACCCCCGAGGCCACGTGAACGCCGTGCTCCTCCGCTTTCGTGAGAACGTTGCCGCGCCCCGAAAGCTCGCTCACCAATGTGCGGGCTTCATTGCCAACCCATTCAGGTTCGATGTGCTGGTATGAGAGAGCATTCCTTCGCATGGCAGCGACGTGAACGCCGCCTTTGTGGGCAAATGCGCTGCGGCCAACATATGGCGCATGCTCGTCGAAGGGCAAGTTAGCTAACTGTGTCACGTAACGCGATACGTCCTGAAGTTCGTTCAAACGGCCCTTCGGCAAACACTCGCGATCCATCTTCAGCTCCAAATTTGGCACAATCGTCATCAAGTTCGCGTTTCCACATCGCTCGCCGTAGCCGTTGACCGTTCCTTGAATGTGAATTGCGCCACCCTGAACCGCAGCGAGACTATTGGCCACTGCGCAGCCGGTATCGTTGTGGGCGTGGATGCCCAAGGGATGCTCAACCGCCACCATAGTGTTGCGGGTGACTTCCTCGATTCTCCAAGGCAGGTTTCCACCATTTGTGTCACACAACACACACACCTCAGCGCCCCCACGCTTAGCTGCATTGATGGTTTCAAGCGCGTAAACCGAGTCGTGACAATACCCGTCAAAGTAATGTTCGGCGTCGTAAATGACACGACGACCATGAACAACCAGATACGCGACGCTTTCTTCGATTAGCCGCAGGTTTTCGTCTAACGTCGTGCGGAGCACGTCAGTGACGTGGAGTCCCCAGCTTTTCCCAAAAACGGTGCAAACCGGCGTGGAAGCTGCCAGCAGTGTATTGAGATTAGCATCGTCTTCCACCGAAACGTTCACGCGGCGCGTTGACCCAAAGGCTGCAACCGCCGCGTGAGTCCACGCCATGTCTTTGGCCCGATCAAAAAACTCGATATCCTTGGGGTTCGATCCCGGCCAACCACCCTCGATAAAATGCACGCCAAAGAGATCCAATCGTTGAGCAATGCGGATCTTGTCCTGGCACGAATAGGAGATGCCCTCACGCTGCGTCCCATCGCGTAGCGTTGTGTCGTAGAGTTGAATCGGCGGGTTAGCCATGGCGTCGTTGATTTTTTTCGTAAGCCTCGATGTCGGGGTTGAACCCAAGAATGTAGTCAAGCTCGTCGATCCCTTCGAGCAAACAGTATTTCGAAAAGGGCTCGATGGGGAAAGCGCCGTGCAAACCATCCGGTAGGGTGACCTGCTGTTGGACCAGGTCAATGTTTAGCTGTGCCCTCGGGTCAGCTTCTACAAGCCGGGCGATGGCGGCATGCAGACTTGCGTCGACCTGCACAGGCAACAAGCCGTTTTTGAGCGAGTTGTTCCGAAAGATGTCGGCAAACGATAATGCGATGACCGCCCTCAGCCCCCATGCCCGAAGCGCCCAGGGTGCATGCTCGCGCGATGATCCCGATCCGAAGTTGTGACCGGCGAGGAGCAGCTCGGCCCCGCGGGCAGACGCGAGATTCAATGGAAAATCCGGGTTTGGCGTTCCGTCAGCGAGATAGCGCCAGTCTGAAAACAACTTCTCTCCCAGCCCGTTCTTATCCGTAACCTTGAGAAACCTGGCAGGAATAATCTGGTCGGTATCAACATTGTCGCGCAAAAGTGGGACGACATGGGATGTGATGGGTATAAATTTTTCCATGTGCAGCCCTCTCTAAGTAAGCAACGACCGCACGTCATGAATGCGACCTGCAATGGCGGTGGCGGCCGCCGTCAAAGGGGAGGCCAGAAACGTGCGACCGCCTTTGCCTTGCCTGCCCTCGAAGTTGCGGTTGCTGGTACTGACGGCATACTGGCCAGGACTCAACTGATCACCATTCATGCCAATGCACATGGAACAGCCTGGGTTGCGCCACTCGGCTCCGGCCGCCTTAAAGATGCTGTCCAATCCCTCAGCTTCCGCCTCGCGTTTGACCTCTTCTGACCCAGGTACCACGAGTGTGCGCACGGTGGGGGCGACCTTTCGGTCTTTAAGGATGGATGCAGCAAGGCGCAAATCTGTGATGCGTGAATTGGTACAGGAGCCAATAAACACTACGTCAACCGGCATTCCCAGCAGGGGCTTACCCGGCTCTAGTGCCATGTAATTTAGCGCCTTTTCCAGCGCCTGCCGTTGAGCCATGTCGCTGAGGCTGCGGGGGTCGGGCACCGGTTGTGTGATGGCCACGCCCATGCCCGGATTGGTACCATAGGTGATCATGGGCTCAAGGCGCGAGGCATCAAGTGATACGCGGAGATCATACGTGGCGTCAGGATCACTTGGCAAAAGCTTCCAACGTGCGACTGCATCGTCCCACGCGCCTGCCTTAGGCGCATGTTCTCGGTTTGCGAGATAACTAAACGTTGTCGCATCGGGTGCGATCATTCCAGCGCGCGCTCCTGCCTCGATACTCATGTTGCAGATTGTCATCCGCCCTTCCATGTCCAGGGCGCGAATCGCGGATCCGGTGTACTCAAGGACATACCCGGTGCCGCCGTCGGTGCCGATCTTGGCGATTAGCGCCAGAATAACATCCTTGGCCGTCACGCCTCGTGACAGTACACCATCAATGTTGACCTCATAGGTCTTGGGACGCCGCTGCAGCAAACACTGCGTTGCAAGCACATGCTCGACCTCGCTTGTCCCGATTCCGAACGCCAACGCCCCAAAAGCGCCGTGGGTAGAGGTATGACTGTCGCCGCATACGATCGTCATGCCCGGTTGGGTGAGTCCCAACTCAGGTCCGATCACATGCACAATGCCGTGATGAGCGCTGCCCAGGGCGTGCAGCAAAATACCAAATTCACGACAATTGGCTTCGAGCTGCTTGAGTTGCGCCTCGGCCAAAGTGTCAACGACCGCGAGTGACTTGGGAAGCGTCGGTGTGGAGTGATCCATGGTGGCTACCGTGAGTTCCGGTCGCCGGACTGTAAGACCGCGCGCACGCAGCCCTGCAAAAGCCTGTGGTGAGGTTACCTCGTGAATCAAGTGCAAATCGACATAAAGGACAGCGGGTCTATCAGCCTCTTCTCGTACTACGTGAGCATTCCATACTTTTTCAAACAGCGTCGTATTCATAGTGCTTCATCCCCGAGCCTGAGCTGAGTCTTTGACCGTCTCGCTGACGCGGGTTGGTTCGCGATGCGATAACAATCGGTTGAGCGCAGCGATATAGGCTTTGGCGCTGGCAAGAAGGATGTCCGGATCCGCGCCATGTCCGTAGAAAACACGGTGTTGCCGTCCGTGCTGTGCGCTTTGACCTTTGGACGGGTTGTCACTTCGAATGCGCACACTCACCTCTCCGAGCGCGTCAATACCCTCGGTTACGGCATGCACTGAGTATTCCACAAGAACGCTGGGTGCTTTAACGATGGCATCGATGGCCTTGTAGAGTGCATCGATAGGCCCGCCGCCGGTAGCAGCTTGCGTGTGGGCAACGCCGTCTGAAGTGAGAAGCCGAATCGTCGCCGTGGGAATGCCGCCAAGCGCTGAGCTCACCTGCAACCGCTCCAGAATGAAATGCTCCTTGGGCGGATGGAGTTCCGAGCTCGCCAACGCCTCGACGTCGGCGTCGGTTACCGTTTTCTTCTTGTCAGCAAGGGCCTTGAACTGATTAAATGCTTTTTCGAGCTGCGGTGCATCGAGGTCGTAACCGAGTTCCTTGAGCCTTACCGCAAAGGCATGTCTACCCGAGTGTTTGCCAAGGACCAGATGACTTTGTGAAGCGCCGACGGTCTCTGGTCGCATGATCTCATAAGTCTCTTCGTGTTTAAGCATTCCGTCTTGGTGAATGCCAGCTTCGTGCGCAAACGCGTTGGCGCCAACGATGGCCTTGTTGGGCTGCACCACGATGCCTGTTGTTTTACTGACGAGCCGACTCACGCGGATAAGCTGCGTTGTGTCGATGCCCGTCGTAAGTTCGAGCGCTGAGCGCCTCGTATGAAGTGCCATCACGATCTCCTCAAGGGATGTGTTCCCGGCACGTTCGCCGATACCGTTGACGGCAACCTCAACCTGTCGCGCTCCGGCACGGATACCCGCTAACGAGTTGGCGGTGGCCAGCCCGAGATCGTTATGACAATGCACGGAAATCACCACATTCTGAGAGTCTTTCACACGTTGATAAATACGGGCAATGCGCTCCCCAAATTCATCGGGCATGGTGTAGCCGACCGTGTCCGGAATGTTGAGTGTTTTTGCGCCGGCGGCGATAGCGACATCCAATACCTCGTGCAAGAAGTCCTCTTCGGTGCGCCCGGCATCTTCCGCGCTAAACTCCACATCAGCACACAGACCGCATGCAAAGCGCACCATCTCGTTGACCCGCTCAAGAACTTGCGCCTGGCTCATTCTGAGTTTGTGTTCCCGGTGGATGGGAGACGTAGCCAAGAACGTATGAATGCGTGGATGCTTCGCAGGTTTGACGGCTTCCCAGGCCTGCTCGATATCCCGTCGTTGCGCACGGGCCAGCCCGCAAATGGTGGGAGGGCGATTGCTGGGTCGCCCCTCCACACAAAGGTTGCCTACGCGCTCTGCGATTGCTTTGACCGCAGCGAGATCATCGGGTGACGCCGCTGGGAACCCGGCTTCGATCACATCCACGCCCACTCTTGAAAGCATCCGCGCGACCTCCAGTTTTTCGTCCGAAGTCATGCTGGCACCCGGAGACTGCTCTCCATCGCGCAAGGTGGTGTCGAAAATACGTACGTAGTTTGCGTCCGTTGGATCCATATCTAGTCTCCTGACTTTACCGTGACCGGCTCGACAAATGGCATCATTTCGCGAAGCTTAGCTCCTACCTTCTCGATGGTATGCGCTTGCTCGTCACGGACGTGTTTTTTGTAGTTGGGCCGTCCCGCCTCATTCTCCGCTATCCAGCGCTTGGCAAACGTACCATTCTGAATCTCATCCAAAATGACTTTCATCTCTGCTTTGGTGTGATTGTTGATGATACGCGGGCCAGAGACGTAATCGCCCCACTCCGCAGTGTCGCTGATGGAATAACGCATGTAATTGAGCCCGCCACGGTACATCAGGTCGACAATGAGCTTCAGCTCATGGAGGCATTCAAAATAGGCGATCTCCGGTTGATATCCGGCTTCAACCAAGGTCTCAAAGCCGGCTTTGACCAGAGCACTGGCCCCGCCGCATAACACAGCCTGCTCTCCAAAGAGATCCGTTTCCGTTTCCTCCTCGAAGGTCGTGGTCAATACGCCGGCGCGTGCGGAACCGATGCCCTTGGCGTACGCCAACGCATTCTGGTCGGCCTGACCGCTGGCATCCTGATGAACGGCAAGGAGTGCAGGCACGCCGCCGCCTTCCCGATAGGTTTCTCTCACCCGGTGCCCAGGTCCCTTAGGTGCTATCATACTAACATCGATGTGGCGGGGAGGTTTTATCTCGCCGAACCGGATATTAAATCCATGTGCAAACATCAAGGTCTGGCCTTCCCGAAGCTGGGGCTCGATATGTTCCTTGTAGATAGCCTTTTGGGCCGTGTCCGGCGCCAACAGCATGATGACATCGCTCTGTTCGGCGGCTTCGCGCACTGAAACAACCTGCAAACCATCCCCTTTGGCGGTGGCCTTTGAGCGGCTGCCCTCGTGGAGCCCGATGCGCACATCGATCCCGCTATCTCGAAGGTTTAGGGCGTGGGCGTGGCCTTGCGAGCCATAGCCTATGATGGCAACTTTTTTTCCCTGAATGCGACTGAGGTCTGCGTCTTTGTCATATCGAATCTGAACCATGGCTATCTGTCCTTTCTTAGTCCTGCTATGCGGCACGTACGTCTCTTCTTACCTTGGGCACCGACATTTCCGGTCCGCGTTTCATGGCAATCGCCCCAGTGCGCACGATCTCGGCCGTGCCAAATGGCTGTAACACCACCACAAAACTGTCGATTTTTTCTTGGGAGCCCGTAATCTCAACAATCATTGCTTCCGGCGCGATGTCGACGATGTGTGCGCGAAAGACATTGCAAACCTCGATGGCTTGCGCGCGCCTCTCAGGATCGACCAATACTTTGATCAGGGCCAGATGGCGTATCACACACGGCGTGTCCGTGACATCTTCGACTGTCAGCACGTTGACCAGTTTGTATAAGTTGGCCTCGAAACGCCGAGCCGTGTCTGCATCGGCCTGCACCACAATCGTCATTCGCGAGATGCCCTGCTCGTGGGTATGTCCAACATTAAGCGACTCAATGTTAAACGCACGCCGGCGGAACAGTGATGCCACTCGGTTGAGTACGCCAGGCTTATCTTCCACATAGACTACAAACGTTCGCCACTCTTTTGGGGTCATGACTAGTCCTCACCGGTTTCATAGATAGGATTGTGTTTCCGAATCTCCTTCGCAGGTGCCGCGCTCGGCCGACGGATCATGTTATGCAGATCGGCTCCAGACGGCACCATCGGATAGACGCTGTCTTCTTGTTCTACTCGGAAGTCGACAACGACTGTTCCTTCATAAGCACGCGCCTCCTCTACAGCCTGCCCGATTTCGCTGCGTTTGGTGACGCGCAACCCCAAAAGATCATGGGCGTCTGCCAATTTTACAAAATCAGGACTTAACAGCGGTGTGGCCGCGTAGCGACGGTCGTAGAAAAACTCTTGCCATTGCCGAACCATGCCCAAGTAACCATTGTTGATGATCGCCACATGGATCTTGACGCCTTCTTGTTTGCACGTCGTCAGTTCGGCTGCGGTCATTTGAAATCCGCCATCGCCTACCACCACCCAGATCTCATCCTCCGGCTGAGCAAAATACGCTCCGATGGCGGCGGGCAAGGCGAACCCCATCGTGCCGAGGCCGCCTGAGGTCAAGAGCTTTCGCGAGTAGTCGTGCTTATAGTACTGCGCCTCCCACATTTGATGTTGGCCCACATCGGTCACTACCAACGCCTTGCCTTTGGTTAAGCGCCATAAATCATGGATGACATGCGCCGCGTATAGTTTGCCGTTGTCCGGCAGTTGCTGAATATCTCGCACGGCCGAATCGCCCTTAAGTTCGTCGATCCGTGCAAACCAAGCCTTCCGATCCTGTTTTTCTACGTGAGGCATGAGTGCGTGCAAGGTTTCACGCACATCGCCAATCAACGGCAAGTCCACTTTCACATTCTTGTTGATCTCGGCCGGATCCAGCTCCACATGGATCTTCTTGGCATCGGGCGCGTAGGTTTTGATGTTGCCGGTGACTCGGTCGTCGAAACGCATTCCCAGAGCGATCAGCAGGTCCGCCTCTTGGATTGCCGTGTTGACCCATGCTTCACCATGCATGCCCATCATTCCCAAGCTGTTCGGATGACTGGCGGGGAATCCACCCAAGCCGAGCAGTGTGCTGGTCGTGGGAATGTCGGTTTGCTCCACGAACTGAAGCAGCAAATCGTTGGCGCCGCTTTGGGCGATACCATGCCCCGCAAGGATCACCGGCCGCAGTGCGGAGTTGATCATCTCTACCGCCTGCGCGATAGATTCTGGCAGGGGATGATACTGTGGGCGATGCCCGGGCAGTTGTACAGGATCCTCGTCCCATTCCATGACAGCAGATGCCTGCTGGGCATCTTTAGTAATATCGATGACCACAGGCCCCGGACGACCGGTCGATGCCACGTGAAATGCTTCCCGGATCGTGGGCGCAATCGCCTCCGCCTTGGTGACGAGGTAGTTGTGTTTGGTGATTGGGAGTGTCACCCCGGTGATGTCGGTTTCCTGGAATGCGTCGGTGCCGAGCAAGGTCGAGGGCACCTGCCCGGTGATGGCAACCATGGGAATCGAGTCCAGCATTGCTGTGGCAATGCCAGTGACCAAGTTGGTTGCGCCCGGTCCCGAAGTGGCAATGCAGACCCCTACTTTCCCCGATGCACGCGCGTAGCCATCGGCCATGTGCGCGGCGCCCTGCTCATGACGCACAAGGACATGGCGAATGGGATATTTGAGCATGGCATCGTAGGCGGGCATGATCGCGCCACCCGGATACCCGAACACAACCTCGACGCCTTGCAGCCCCAAAGCTTCCCACAGAATTTCGGCCCCGGAGATTTCCTTGCCGCGGTTATCGGGAGCGACCGCTTTCGGGGCGCCTTGGGGCGCCGAAGCAGCTGTTTTTGTTTCCAACTTTAACACAGGATTCGCCATGATTCCGCCTTTGATAAGTCACAAAAAAGCCCCCAGCATCTTACGGATGAGGGGGCTTGGGAAACTCGTGCGTCTAGGCACTAGTTCAGCAAGTCCCCTCCGTAATCAGGAGCAGGACGCTGCTAACAACACCAGAAATCAATGCCGACCCATGTCCAAAGTGCGTGGAAAACGTGGATTTAAGAGCGGGCCGAAGCATGCGCGTATCCTGATGCGCTTCCGGACAAAAGTCAAATGGAAACCGACGCGGGAGGGGATGTAAAGTTCTGTCAAGGACGGAATTTTACAATGTTACGGCAAAAAAGCGGCGGGTTATTCAGACACAAGATTGCGCGCGGCCTTGAGGATGTCGACGTAACTCACGATGCCCACGAGATTGCCGGAAAAGGGATCAGTGACGGGAATCGCACCCACGTTTTGCTGAAGCATGAGATCTATCGCCTCCCCGAGATCGTCCTCGGGGTGTATGTAAAGGACATCTGCCGACATTAGTTCGGATACTGGCGCTCGGTACTGTCCGCTTAGCGCGCGCATCGCGGATTCTTCGAGAGCGCCCGACGGAAACACGCCGCGCAGGTCCCGGTCGCTAACCATGCCAATCAATGCGGAACCTTCAAGGATCGGCAAGTGGCGGATATTACTCTCCTGCAGCAGCGCCATCGCGTCAACCAGGGGCGTATCGTGTTGGACTACCACGGGGGATTTGGTCATGACATCTTGGACAAGCATGGGCTTCCTTTGATAGGCGCATCGGCGGACTACTGCGCAGGTGTAGCCTGCGTTTCCGGGTTTTTCAAGCGTTACTGGTGGGCATTCAGTGGACATCGACGCCGTCATTGCGTCTCGTGGCTCAATCGCAGGCTTGATCGCGCGCGCCGGGAAGTTCAATATCGAATGCGCCGTTTGCGTAGAGCATATCCGTCGCGAGCCCGCCGTCACATCCAAGCAAGGAACTCGTCAGCGAAAACGTTGAGGTCAGATGGCTGGCATCACCTGAGGCAAAAGTAAAAGTGCCCTCATCAAATCCGCACCGTCCCTGAGGCGTATAACCGGCGGGGCGTGCGTAAGTGGCACTCTCGGCGATCACTACCGCATCTGCGCTGCGCGCCGGAATAGGAATGCGCATGACAAGTCGTTGTCCAGCGATGTCGTTGCATGCGGAATCGCTCATGCCCACGATCAGAGTTGGCTCGGGGATGGCACAGTTCCATTCCGCATAGACGTAGCTGAGCTGAAACTCGAGCGCTGCCGACGAGCTCTGGAGGGTGATGCTGTTGTTAGGGTCTGGCGCAGAAATCGTCTGGCACGTGAGCGAGGTGCCGGTTCCTAGGGTCCCATCCCCACTGCCGCTGTCTCGCGTGATGGGCAAAGGACCGCCGGACCCGCCGCCTCCTCCGCTCGAAAGTCCACGCCTTTGGTCGGTGCAGGCGCCTAGCACGCAGAGGGCCATTAGTGCGATGCATAGCATGCGCATACCTGACTCTAGCGAGCCCAAGCAAGAACGCCAAGCCGCGCCGGTGCTCGACTTGAAAACGGGATCCAAAACGAAGTGAGATTGCTTGACGGCCTGTGGCGAGAAATGCTACGGGCACTGCCATTAAGAGACGCTCCATGGCTGCCAAGAAAAAACAAGACAAGCACCCTTCCTTTATGGATTTTCAAGCGCACCCGACGGGCGCGCATGTTCCGAGGGGGATCTTTTTCACCAAGGGCAAAGGGGTGCACCGCGACCGGCTTAGTTCCTTTGAGTTGGGGCTTAGAGATGCCGGCGTGGAGAAGGCAAACTTGGTGACTGTCTCGTCGATTTTCCCGCCTGCTTGCCGGATTCTCCCAAGAGCCCAAGGCGAGCGATTGATTCTGCCCGGACAAATTGTGCATTGTGTAATGGCGCGGCAGGATACCGACGAGCCCAATCGCTTGATAGCCGCATCCATTGGCTTGGCCCGGCCGGCGGAACGCAGCCATTATGGCTATCTCTCAGAGCACCATCACTACGGGCATACCGCGAAGAAGGCGGGCGACTATGCTGAAGATTTGGCGGCCTCGATGCTGGCCACGACGCTCGGCATCGAATTCGATGCCGACACCGCTTACGACGAACGCAAAGAAGTCTACCGCATGAGCGGAAAGATCGTGAACACCACCTCCGTATCTCAATCGGCTGAAGGCCACAAAGATGGCCTGTGGACGACAGTGGTGGCGCTGGCCGTGTTCGTGTTCTAATCAGGTCGTTACCGCTGCCCTGGCACGACTGGCTGTGAAAGGGCTTCACCCGTCATGGGCACGAAGCGTACGGGGATGCTTTCTTGTTCGTCCAAACCCGTCGCTGTTCGGCGCACCACCCGCAACCGTTGCTCAGCGTCGCCCACCGGCACTACCATCCTGCCCCCAAGCCCAAGCTGCGCCACCAAACGTTGCGGAATGCGTTCCGGTGCGGCTGTAATCACAATGGCATCAAACGGCGCATGTTCGGGCCAACCATAGTGGCCGTCGGCGTGCTTGATGTGGGCCGAATAGCCCAGCTCTTCGAGCA encodes:
- the leuC gene encoding 3-isopropylmalate dehydratase large subunit; its protein translation is MNTTLFEKVWNAHVVREEADRPAVLYVDLHLIHEVTSPQAFAGLRARGLTVRRPELTVATMDHSTPTLPKSLAVVDTLAEAQLKQLEANCREFGILLHALGSAHHGIVHVIGPELGLTQPGMTIVCGDSHTSTHGAFGALAFGIGTSEVEHVLATQCLLQRRPKTYEVNIDGVLSRGVTAKDVILALIAKIGTDGGTGYVLEYTGSAIRALDMEGRMTICNMSIEAGARAGMIAPDATTFSYLANREHAPKAGAWDDAVARWKLLPSDPDATYDLRVSLDASRLEPMITYGTNPGMGVAITQPVPDPRSLSDMAQRQALEKALNYMALEPGKPLLGMPVDVVFIGSCTNSRITDLRLAASILKDRKVAPTVRTLVVPGSEEVKREAEAEGLDSIFKAAGAEWRNPGCSMCIGMNGDQLSPGQYAVSTSNRNFEGRQGKGGRTFLASPLTAAATAIAGRIHDVRSLLT
- the ilvC gene encoding ketol-acid reductoisomerase; amino-acid sequence: MVQIRYDKDADLSRIQGKKVAIIGYGSQGHAHALNLRDSGIDVRIGLHEGSRSKATAKGDGLQVVSVREAAEQSDVIMLLAPDTAQKAIYKEHIEPQLREGQTLMFAHGFNIRFGEIKPPRHIDVSMIAPKGPGHRVRETYREGGGVPALLAVHQDASGQADQNALAYAKGIGSARAGVLTTTFEEETETDLFGEQAVLCGGASALVKAGFETLVEAGYQPEIAYFECLHELKLIVDLMYRGGLNYMRYSISDTAEWGDYVSGPRIINNHTKAEMKVILDEIQNGTFAKRWIAENEAGRPNYKKHVRDEQAHTIEKVGAKLREMMPFVEPVTVKSGD
- the ilvN gene encoding acetolactate synthase small subunit; its protein translation is MTPKEWRTFVVYVEDKPGVLNRVASLFRRRAFNIESLNVGHTHEQGISRMTIVVQADADTARRFEANLYKLVNVLTVEDVTDTPCVIRHLALIKVLVDPERRAQAIEVCNVFRAHIVDIAPEAMIVEITGSQEKIDSFVVVLQPFGTAEIVRTGAIAMKRGPEMSVPKVRRDVRAA
- the leuB gene encoding 3-isopropylmalate dehydrogenase; this encodes MMAKLVMLPGDGIGPEIVHAGRQVLEAVARRFGHTFEFDTRLIGGAAIDATHSPLPEDTLSACLAADAVLLGAVGGPAWSDPASHVRPEQGLLGLRKGMGLFANLRPVTLFPELLSASPLRAEVLEGVDMIVVRELTGGIYFGEPRFREPYEGGERAVDTLMYTTHEIARVVRLAFTLAESRRGKVTSVDKANVLESSRLWRQVTSQIAQDYPHVMLEHQLVDSAAMRLVTDPQSFDVMVTENMFGDILSDEAAVLTGSLGMLPSASLGDSRLGLYEPIHGSAPDIAGQGVANPVGTILSAALLLRHSLGLTQEAQAVEQAVGRCVTLGVRTRDLKPAEASSTEEVTMAIVEGLRT
- a CDS encoding citramalate synthase, with protein sequence MANPPIQLYDTTLRDGTQREGISYSCQDKIRIAQRLDLFGVHFIEGGWPGSNPKDIEFFDRAKDMAWTHAAVAAFGSTRRVNVSVEDDANLNTLLAASTPVCTVFGKSWGLHVTDVLRTTLDENLRLIEESVAYLVVHGRRVIYDAEHYFDGYCHDSVYALETINAAKRGGAEVCVLCDTNGGNLPWRIEEVTRNTMVAVEHPLGIHAHNDTGCAVANSLAAVQGGAIHIQGTVNGYGERCGNANLMTIVPNLELKMDRECLPKGRLNELQDVSRYVTQLANLPFDEHAPYVGRSAFAHKGGVHVAAMRRNALSYQHIEPEWVGNEARTLVSELSGRGNVLTKAEEHGVHVASGVDLEVLQHIKLCEAQGYSFESAEASVALMLERRDPEYLPPFRVIDYEVKAGMREGSRPYAEATVKVDVHGQTEHAISEGDGPVAALDAALRKALGPYIAHLDDIQLVDYKVRILDGGDGTSAIVRVLIDCRRGLRTWGTVGASGNIIEASLYALVDGIEYGLLLDSEPARTKPTHLKASTL
- the leuD gene encoding 3-isopropylmalate dehydratase small subunit — its product is MEKFIPITSHVVPLLRDNVDTDQIIPARFLKVTDKNGLGEKLFSDWRYLADGTPNPDFPLNLASARGAELLLAGHNFGSGSSREHAPWALRAWGLRAVIALSFADIFRNNSLKNGLLPVQVDASLHAAIARLVEADPRAQLNIDLVQQQVTLPDGLHGAFPIEPFSKYCLLEGIDELDYILGFNPDIEAYEKNQRRHG
- a CDS encoding 2-isopropylmalate synthase is translated as MDPTDANYVRIFDTTLRDGEQSPGASMTSDEKLEVARMLSRVGVDVIEAGFPAASPDDLAAVKAIAERVGNLCVEGRPSNRPPTICGLARAQRRDIEQAWEAVKPAKHPRIHTFLATSPIHREHKLRMSQAQVLERVNEMVRFACGLCADVEFSAEDAGRTEEDFLHEVLDVAIAAGAKTLNIPDTVGYTMPDEFGERIARIYQRVKDSQNVVISVHCHNDLGLATANSLAGIRAGARQVEVAVNGIGERAGNTSLEEIVMALHTRRSALELTTGIDTTQLIRVSRLVSKTTGIVVQPNKAIVGANAFAHEAGIHQDGMLKHEETYEIMRPETVGASQSHLVLGKHSGRHAFAVRLKELGYDLDAPQLEKAFNQFKALADKKKTVTDADVEALASSELHPPKEHFILERLQVSSALGGIPTATIRLLTSDGVAHTQAATGGGPIDALYKAIDAIVKAPSVLVEYSVHAVTEGIDALGEVSVRIRSDNPSKGQSAQHGRQHRVFYGHGADPDILLASAKAYIAALNRLLSHREPTRVSETVKDSAQARG